A region of Pseudomonas saponiphila DNA encodes the following proteins:
- a CDS encoding 5-oxoprolinase subunit PxpA: protein MSRLLLNCDIGESFGNWTLGLDAEVMPFIDCANIACGFHAGDPGIMRKTVALALANGVRIGAHPAYQDLAGFGRRSMSYSPEEIRDLLHYQIGALDGICRAQGARVSYVKPHGAMYNDMMAKPAQLRAVIQAVAAYDPQLPLMLMATRDNSAARALGDEYGVTLWFEAFADRAYDNAGHLVSRQLPGAVHHDSATIIDQALTIARGEPLTASDGSALLLQADTLCVHGDNASSVAAVQRIRQALNQQSGL, encoded by the coding sequence ATGAGCCGCCTGTTATTGAATTGCGACATCGGCGAAAGCTTTGGCAACTGGACCTTGGGCCTGGATGCCGAGGTGATGCCCTTTATCGACTGCGCCAACATTGCCTGCGGCTTCCATGCCGGCGATCCGGGCATCATGCGCAAGACCGTGGCCCTGGCCCTGGCCAATGGCGTGCGTATCGGCGCCCATCCGGCCTATCAGGACCTGGCCGGTTTCGGCCGCCGCTCCATGAGCTATTCGCCCGAGGAAATCCGCGACCTGCTGCACTACCAGATCGGCGCGCTGGACGGCATCTGCCGGGCCCAGGGCGCGCGGGTCAGCTACGTCAAACCCCATGGCGCGATGTACAACGACATGATGGCCAAGCCGGCCCAGTTGCGCGCGGTGATCCAGGCGGTGGCGGCCTACGATCCGCAATTGCCATTGATGCTCATGGCCACCCGCGACAACAGCGCGGCCCGGGCCCTGGGCGACGAATACGGCGTGACCCTGTGGTTCGAGGCCTTTGCCGATCGCGCCTACGACAACGCCGGGCACCTGGTGTCACGGCAACTGCCGGGGGCGGTGCACCACGACTCGGCCACCATCATCGACCAGGCCCTGACCATCGCCCGGGGCGAGCCCCTGACCGCCAGCGACGGCAGCGCCTTGCTATTGCAGGCCGATACCCTGTGCGTGCACGGCGACAACGCCAGTTCGGTGGCTGCGGTGCAGCGCATTCGCCAGGCCCTGAACCAGCAGTCCGGCCTATGA
- the pxpB gene encoding 5-oxoprolinase subunit PxpB, translated as MKPQVEVVAIDCLMVRLFEVIAEDNMPWMLAAAEGLRQAFGESLVDLVPSYTTLMVHYDLLALSPSEARQRIEVALTDLKPGATQAGREHVLPVWYDLSVGPELALLSRRSGLSVAEVIQRHSQREYQVFALGFAPGFAFMGLVEEVLAAPRLNTPRKRVAAGSVGIAERQTAAYPVVSPGGWNLIGRTPSRLFDRERDGYSLMQPGDRVRFAAVDRSEFLRLGGDDTPLEVPA; from the coding sequence ATGAAGCCACAGGTTGAAGTGGTCGCCATCGATTGCCTGATGGTGCGGCTGTTCGAGGTGATCGCCGAGGACAACATGCCCTGGATGCTGGCCGCCGCCGAAGGGTTGCGGCAGGCCTTTGGCGAATCTCTGGTCGATCTGGTGCCGTCCTATACCACGCTGATGGTGCACTACGACCTGCTGGCCCTGAGTCCGTCCGAGGCCCGGCAGCGGATCGAGGTCGCCTTGACCGATCTGAAGCCCGGCGCCACCCAGGCCGGGCGCGAGCATGTGCTGCCGGTGTGGTACGACCTCAGTGTCGGGCCGGAACTGGCGCTGTTGTCCCGCCGCAGCGGGTTGTCGGTGGCCGAGGTGATCCAGCGTCACAGCCAGCGTGAATATCAGGTGTTTGCCCTGGGGTTCGCGCCCGGATTCGCCTTCATGGGGCTGGTGGAAGAGGTGCTGGCGGCGCCGCGGCTGAACACCCCGCGCAAGCGGGTGGCGGCGGGCAGTGTGGGGATTGCCGAGCGACAGACTGCGGCCTATCCAGTGGTATCGCCGGGTGGCTGGAACCTGATCGGGCGCACTCCGAGTCGGTTGTTCGACCGCGAGCGCGACGGCTACAGCCTGATGCAACCGGGGGACCGGGTGCGCTTTGCCGCGGTGGACCGCAGCGAGTTCCTGCGCCTGGGAGGCGATGACACGCCGTTGGAGGTGCCGGCATGA
- a CDS encoding biotin-dependent carboxyltransferase family protein, with product MSRLTIEASTPLCLLQDAGRFGVRHLGVTQGGALDWVSMSWANWLLGNALDAPVVEITLGGFTLLAEDYCLLALAGADLGAYVDERPLSPGRSFILQKGQRLRFTQPFLGARAYLAAPGGFDAPKVLGSCASVQREALGGLDGYGRALSEGGVLGYSGTGGALKSLSAAQLPDWRSAAPLEVILGAQIGQFSGLSLFDAFNSTWTLDSRADRMGARLLGPSLQYLGRPMISEGIPLGAIQVPPDGQPIILLNDRQTIGGYPRLGALTPLSLARLAQCLPGSEVRLAPVVQETAHRQQVAFLRRYG from the coding sequence ATGAGCCGTTTGACGATCGAGGCCAGCACCCCGCTGTGCCTGCTGCAGGATGCCGGGCGTTTTGGCGTGCGCCATTTGGGCGTGACCCAGGGCGGGGCGCTGGATTGGGTGTCGATGTCCTGGGCCAACTGGCTGCTGGGCAATGCCCTGGATGCGCCGGTGGTGGAAATCACCCTGGGCGGCTTTACCCTGCTGGCCGAGGACTATTGCCTGCTGGCCCTGGCCGGTGCTGATCTTGGGGCTTATGTCGATGAACGTCCCTTGAGTCCGGGGCGCAGTTTCATCCTGCAAAAGGGCCAGCGCCTGCGCTTTACCCAGCCCTTCCTTGGCGCCCGGGCCTATCTGGCGGCACCGGGCGGTTTTGACGCGCCCAAGGTCCTGGGCAGTTGCGCCAGTGTGCAGCGCGAGGCCCTGGGCGGGCTCGACGGTTACGGTCGGGCGCTGAGCGAGGGTGGGGTGCTGGGCTATTCGGGCACCGGCGGGGCGCTCAAGAGCCTGTCGGCTGCGCAGTTGCCGGATTGGCGATCCGCTGCACCGCTGGAGGTGATCCTCGGCGCGCAGATCGGCCAGTTCAGCGGCCTGAGCCTGTTCGATGCCTTCAACAGCACCTGGACCCTGGACAGCCGTGCCGATCGCATGGGCGCGCGCCTGCTCGGGCCGTCATTGCAGTATCTGGGCCGGCCGATGATTTCCGAGGGTATTCCCCTGGGGGCGATCCAGGTGCCGCCGGATGGTCAGCCGATCATCCTGCTCAATGACCGGCAGACCATTGGTGGCTATCCGCGACTGGGAGCGTTGACGCCCTTGTCCCTGGCACGGCTGGCGCAGTGTCTGCCGGGCAGCGAGGTGCGCCTTGCTCC